One Actinomycetospora corticicola genomic window, CGCACGATCGTGTCGGCGACGCTGTCCGGCCGCGCGGAACGGTTCCTGACCCCCGCCGCCATGATCGGCGCCCGCCTGCACGGGGTGGCCCCGGGCCTCACCACCCGGCTCAGCGGGCTCCTCGCGCGGGTGCTGCCGGACGCCGACGGCGGAGCCGACGCCGGGGTCGCCCGACCGGGCTGGACCCTGCCGGAGCAGCCGGGCTGGTTCCGTGCCCTCACCACGCTCACCCGCCGGGCGGAGGCCCGCTTCCAACCGGCGGACCGCTGACCATCCGTCCCCGGTTTCGAGCGAAGGGCCCCCTCGGTCGAATAGGCCGTCCGGGGGCGCCCTTCGCCAGAGGCGCCCCGCCCCGAGCAAAGGGGCCCTTCCTTCGACCTATGCGACGGAAGGGCCCTTCGCTCACCAGGGCGGGTCAGCTGCGGAACAGGTCCCGCACCCTGTCCACCAGGCCCGCGCCCGGAGCCGCCGCCGCGAGGGCCGCGCCCTCGCGCGGGGCGTGCGGGTGCGGGTGGGTCGGCGCCGTGCGCGCCGTCCTCGCCGCCCTGGCGCCGGCGTCCCGCAGTTCCCCGGCCGGGCAGGCCGCGGCCAACGCGGGGAACACGTGGCTCTCGAGCTCACCGGCGTGCTGGGTCACGAGGGCGTCCACGATCTTGAGGTGGATCCAGAAGTCGCCTTTCATCGGGAGCCGTTCGAGCTGCTGCAGCTGGTACTCGAGCTTCTGCTGCCCGGCGTCGATGCGGTCGGCCGCCGCGTCGCCCTCGGGGACGTAGCGCCGCACGAGGGGCAGCAGGTGGATCCGCTCGGCCACCGAGTGCCGCACCAGGTCGGTGATGAGCTCACGGGCCGTCTCGACCGGGTCGCCCGCGCCGGACCCGGTCCAGCGCTGCAGGGCGAGCACGAGGCCTGCCGCATCGCGGTGCTCACGCGTCAGGCGCAGCAGCAGGTCCTCGCCGTCGGTCTCGGGCGCGGGACGGGTGGTGCTCTGGTCGGCGGTGCTCGGCAGCATGGGGACCCTCCTGTCGTCCGGACCTGACGGCTGGGAGGTCAACCGTCCGGCGCGTACCCGGCGGCCCCGATCCGGCAACCTCGCCCTCAGCGCGACCACTCGTCTCTCCAGGGCAGGAAACGGCTCGTGCGCAGGGCGTCGACGAGCCGGTCGGCGACGTCGACGAGGACGTCGTCGGCATGGGGGGCGGCGGTGGCGATCGCGGGCAGGCCGATCAGCGCCGACCCGCACCGCCCGTCCTGCCGCCGGGCCACGAACGGCTGGTCACCCGCGATCGAGGGCAGCGCGACCACCGCCAGGGTGAGGTCCCACCCGTCGTGCGGACCCGGGCACGAGCTCTTCTCCCAGGCGACGTCGAGGTCGGTCTCGCGTTCCAGGCGGGCGGCGACGACCCGCGCCAGGGCCGACACCGCAGCACCCGGCACCGATCCCGCGGCCCACAGCCCGAGGACGAGCGGACGGCCGCCGCAGGGGCCGCCCGCCGTCGGTGTCATCGACCCGCGGGCTGCGCACCCGAGAGCCGGGCGAGGTACTGCACCGATACGAGGTCGACGCCGACGTCGTCGAACCCGGTCTCGCCAGTGGCCATGGTGGTCCTCCCGAACGGGGGTCGTGCGTCGTCGGGCCCGGCTGGGCGAGGTCAACCGGCGTGCCCGCGTGCGGCGCGGGTGACCGACGGCACGGCCCGTCGAAACGACGGATCGTCGACGACGCCGTCGAGGTGCTCGTCGATCACGCGGCGCAGGGCGGGAGAGGGTGCGAGATCGAGTTCCGAGTGGAGGAGCCGGCGGTACCCGTCGTACTGCCGCAGCGCCTCCACGACGTTGCCCTCGTCGAGGTGCACCTCGATCACCTCGCGCTGCGCGGTCTCGCGGAGCGGGTCGCACGCGACGGCGACCAGGCCGAGCCGCAGTGCGTCCGCGAAGCGCCCGGAGCGGCGGTGGGTCGCGCACAGGTCCTCCAGGGCGTGCAGGCGCAACTGCCGGAACCGTTCGCGCTCGGAGTCGACCCAGGGGTCGTCCCAGCCCGGCAGCAGGTCACCCGCGAGCAGGCGGTGCTCGGCGTCGGTGGCGGGGCCGGCCTCGAGGTCCCACAGGTCGATCCGGACGTGCGGGGCGATCGAGACGTAGCCGTCGGCGGCCTCGGCCAGGGGCTGCTCCGCGACGCGGCGCAATCGCCACAACGTCGAGCGCAGGTTCCCCGCCGCCCGGTCCTCCCGATGATCGCCCCAGAGCGCCGCGGTGAGCTCCTCGCGGCGGACCGAGCGTCGGGCGAGGGAGAGGAACGCCATCAGGCGCTCGGCGCGGGGGGCGAGCAGCAGCGGCCGCTCGTCCTCGCGGCAGGTGAAGCGACCGATGACGGTCAACTGCACGGCGCACATGCGGGCCTCCGGTCGGTCGACGACACGGGCTCGCAGGTGAACCTCCTCCACCCGGGAGATGACCCCCGCCGCGATGCGGGCAAACACGCCGCGGTGACGCGGCGGGGCACGGCGGCGACACGACCGCCGTCGAGGGTGCGGTCGTCGTCGGGGCGTCCGCCCCGGCGCGAGCCGTCCCGAGGAGAGCGCGTGTTCTACCACTACAAGGGTCTGCAGTTCGAGGCGTCGCCCGAGCGGCCCGACCCGGTCTTCGCCATGAAGCTCCAGGAGCTCATCGGGGGCCACTGGGGCGAGATGACCGTGGCGATGCAGTACCTGTTCCAGGGCTGGAACTGTCGGATCCCGGGGAAGTACAAGGACCTGCTGCTCGATGTCGGCACCGAGGAGCTGGCGCACGTCGAGATGCTCTCGACGATGGTCGCGAAGCTGCTCGAGGGTGCGCCCGCCGAGGCCACGGCCCGTGCGTGCGAGGACGACCCGATGCTCGCGGCGATCGTCGGCGGGATGAACCCGCAGCACTCCATCGTCTCCGGCGGTGGCCCGGTGCTCGCCGACTCCGCGGGTACGCCGTGGAGCGGGAAGTGGATCGTCGCCAGCGGCAACCTGCTGGCCGACTTCCGCGTCAACGCCGCCGCGGAGGGCCAGAGCAAGCTGCAGGCCGCCCGCGTGTTCAACATGACCGACGACCCCGGCGTCAAGGAGATGCTGCGGTTCAACCTCGCCCGCGACACCGCGCACCAGAACATCTGGCTCGCCGCGATCGAGGAGCTCAAGGACGAGGGCCTCGAGTACGACCCGGTCCCCGCCGGCATCCTCCCCGAGGAGAACAAGGAGCACGACCACACGCTGTGGAACCTCTCCGCCGGCGGTGATTCGGCGCAGGGTCGCTGGGCCACCGGGCAGCGCCCGGACGGCCGGGGCAGCTTCGAGTACCTCGACAGTCCGGAGCCCCTCGCCCCGGAGCCCACGCCACCGACGGCGGACCCGTACCTCTACGCGACGGTGCCCGGCGGGCCCAACGGCTCCTAGGTCCCCGTCCTGACGGCGGGTCGGTCCGGCTCGCACCTGGCCGTCGCCGGTGCGGCCGCCCCTCCGCGTCCACGGACCGGAAGGGCGGCGCGTCGTGCCGACCGGCCGGACCGGATCGGATCGGATCGGATCGGATCGGATCGGTCGACCGTCCGGCCACCGCATCTCGTCGCGACCGACGGCCGGGCCGAACGGGGGGCCCGGCCCGCAGGTCGTCGGCGGCGGCGGGACCGCTGACGGTCGCGCGCGGGAGACGTCCGGCGACCAGCGCGGACTTCGGGGCGCGCCGGCGGACCGTCGTCCTCGTCCGCGCTCTCGCCGTCCGGCGATCGGGCTGCACTGCGGCCGGGCTCGTCGGGCGTCCTGCCGTCGACGGCAGCGGTGTCGGTCGTGGGCCGCGGCGATCCTGGGCCCGTCGGGCGTCGAGCCATCGATGGCAGCCGCGGCAGTCGCGCTCGCGGCACTCACGGGCTCGTCGGATACGGGCTCGCCGATGCAGGCTTCGTCGCTCCCGGCCCCGTCGTTCCCAAGGGCTTCGGCCCAGGCCTCGTCGTCATCCAGCTCGTCCTGCTCGTCCTCGGCCAGGTGCGGCCGCAGGACCTCGTCGCAGTGCACGCGCAGCTCCCGCTCGACGGACGCGGGGTCGGTGGCCGCGGCGATGGAGGTCAGGAACTCCTCGGCCTCCGCCAGGGCCGCGGCGTCGTGGCCGTCGGCGGCCAGCGAGGCCAGGCAGTCGAGCACCGCGCGCACGCCCGTACCACCGATCGCACCGGCGGCGACGGCGCGCGCGAGCAGCGGCAACCCGGAGGTGGCGAGGGTCGACGCCACCTCGGTGCGGGGGTCGGTGA contains:
- a CDS encoding hemerythrin domain-containing protein is translated as MLPSTADQSTTRPAPETDGEDLLLRLTREHRDAAGLVLALQRWTGSGAGDPVETARELITDLVRHSVAERIHLLPLVRRYVPEGDAAADRIDAGQQKLEYQLQQLERLPMKGDFWIHLKIVDALVTQHAGELESHVFPALAAACPAGELRDAGARAARTARTAPTHPHPHAPREGAALAAAAPGAGLVDRVRDLFRS
- a CDS encoding AfsR/SARP family transcriptional regulator, which translates into the protein MCAVQLTVIGRFTCREDERPLLLAPRAERLMAFLSLARRSVRREELTAALWGDHREDRAAGNLRSTLWRLRRVAEQPLAEAADGYVSIAPHVRIDLWDLEAGPATDAEHRLLAGDLLPGWDDPWVDSERERFRQLRLHALEDLCATHRRSGRFADALRLGLVAVACDPLRETAQREVIEVHLDEGNVVEALRQYDGYRRLLHSELDLAPSPALRRVIDEHLDGVVDDPSFRRAVPSVTRAARGHAG
- a CDS encoding manganese catalase family protein, whose protein sequence is MFYHYKGLQFEASPERPDPVFAMKLQELIGGHWGEMTVAMQYLFQGWNCRIPGKYKDLLLDVGTEELAHVEMLSTMVAKLLEGAPAEATARACEDDPMLAAIVGGMNPQHSIVSGGGPVLADSAGTPWSGKWIVASGNLLADFRVNAAAEGQSKLQAARVFNMTDDPGVKEMLRFNLARDTAHQNIWLAAIEELKDEGLEYDPVPAGILPEENKEHDHTLWNLSAGGDSAQGRWATGQRPDGRGSFEYLDSPEPLAPEPTPPTADPYLYATVPGGPNGS